Below is a genomic region from Candidatus Chlorobium masyuteum.
GCACAACCGGTTGCTTCACGCAGCTCTTGAATCCTCTCCGGACTTTCCGATGCCAGGTCAATTTTGTTGGCCGCAACAATCATCCTTGCATTTCGGTACTCGCTTATGAATTCAAGGATCCGGGCAACCTCATCCTTATAGTCATCAAGCGTGAGGTCAAGGATGTACACAATGAGGTCGGCTTCGGCTATTTTGCGGTAGCTCCGCTTTACCCCTTCATGCTCAATCTCCTCTTCGGCTTCGCGCAGACCCGCTGTATCGGTGAGACGGAACATGGTTTTGTTGTAGAGAAAGCACTCCTCAATGTAGTCACGGGTAGTGCCGGGCATGTGGCTGACAATTGAGCGCTCTTCGCCGAGAAGCGTGTTGAGCAGGGTTGATTTCCCTGCATTCGGCCGGCCGGCAATGACGGTTGCAACACCCTCCTTCATTATCCGGCCATGCTGGTAGGAGTCGACCAGACGACGCAGCTCCTCCTGCAACACGCCAAGCTGCTGCTGCAGCTCACTCCGGCTCTGGAACTCCACATCCTCTTCGCTGAAGTCAAGCTCAAGCTCAAGCAGTGCGCAGGAGCGAAGAAGCTGCTCGCGCATGGCCTCAAGACGGAGTGAAAGTGTCCCCTGCATCTGGGTCACCGCCGTGCGGAAGGCTGACTCAGAGCGGGCATGGATCATCTCGCCGATGGCTTCAGCCTGGAGGAGATCAATGCGGCCGTTGAGGAAGGCGCGGCGGGTAAACTCTCCGGGTTCAGCCAGGCGGCACCCCTTATCAAGCAGCACCTTCAGAAGGTGTTGCACAACAACCGGCCCTCCGTGGCAGGTAAACTCCACCATATCCTCCATGGTAAAGGAGTTCGGGGCCCGCAGGACGAGTGCTACCACTTCATCAATCAGCCCCTCAGAGTCATGCACGGAGCCGAAATGGGCCGTATAGCCCTTTGCTTCAGAAAATCGGAATGCGGGGTTCTGCTTTTTTTTAAAAATACACCCGGCGATCCCGAAAACCCCCCTGCCGCTTATACGCACAACCGCCAGTGCTCCGACACCAACCGGCGTTGCAACTGCGGCTATCGGCATGCCCGGTTCAGGAAGAGAGGCGGAGCGGGTGGTCATGGCTGCTGGTTTTTGAGGTTGACTGTACGTTCTGGAAGTATAAGGATTAGAGGCAAGAAATTGTAACTTTAGGGCATCGTTGTAACGCTGTTTCGATCCGATACTGTATAGCGATGCCCTTGGCAGTTTGAAGGGAAACAAAATCAAAAGAGACCATGCAGGAAAACAGACCGATTGAGCAGTTGAAAGCTGCTATTACCGCAAAGAGAGAGCGTACGCTTCAGGAGCAGTTTGAACGGGTGGTCAGCCTGGTAAAGGTGCTTCGCCAGGAGTGCCCATGGGACAGAAAACAGACATCACACTCTCTTGCCCATCTGCTGCTTGAGGAGAGCTATGAGCTGGTACATGCTATCGACGAGGGGGATGAGAGTGAACTTAAAAAAGAGATAGGCGACCTCTTTCTCCACCTCTGTTTTCAGGTGGAACTCGCCGGTGAGCGCGGAACCTTCTCGTTTGGAGATGTTTTTGATGCGCTCTCTCACAAGCTCATAAGCCGTCATCCGCATGTGTTTGGTGACGTTGTAGCCGAGAGCGAACGGGAGGTTGTGAAAAACTGGGAAAGCCTTAAAATGCAGGAGGGTCGTCAAAGTCTGCTTGAGGGTGTGCCGAACACCATGTCGGAACTGCTGCGGGCATACCGGGTGCAGAAAAAGGTCTCCGGAGTCGGTTTCGACTGGCCAAGTGATGACGGGGTGCTCGACAAGCTTGCTGAAGAGATCAGTGAACTGAAACATGCGGCAGGCAAGGCTGAGCAGGAGGAGGAGTTTGGCGACCTGCTCTTCACTATTGTCAACTACAGCCGTTTTCTTGGCGCCAATCCTGAAGATGCGCTGAGAAAAGCCACCAACAAGTTTATGGCCAGGTTTCGCGCAGTTGAAGAGAAGGTGCACTCTTCGGAGCGCGACTGGAAGGAGTTCAGCCCCGAAGAGCTTGATGCCTTGTGGCAGGAGGCAAAACGGTGTTAGGGTGTTTTTTAAGCATAAATTAAGTTATCGTTAAGGCTTCTTTAATTGTTTATTCACTACAATTAAAAAGGGTTAGCTGATGAGCTGCTGATCCTGCCGGTACCTTAAGCACCTTGATGATATTGATTTTGGCTGGTGATGATACAGATGCGTCGATGACTGCTGTTGCCTTGATGACCTGATGATAACAACCAGATACTCCTCTCTTGATGTACCGGCATTGATTTTGTTTTCACCTTGCGTTGGCAGTTTTTTTCCGGAAAGCAGTAATTATGTATTCTGTTGTTGTATCTCATCGCCTTTTTTTTCTGTACAAGCAGGAAAAAAAGGTGGTTCATGCCTTCAGTAATATTCTCCGGCAAGAGATCTTGCATGTAAACAGGTAGCCAGTTTTTTGCTGCTGCGGAGGTTATCAATTTAGCAATAACAGTAACTGCTCTCTATGTGATGAGGTTGCATGCAAAGGTAAAATCCGCCCGTTTGAGCAGTGTGCTTTTAGGTGCTGCGCTGGCATTGCCCTCAGGGCAGATGCTCTATGCTGATGCTCCGCCGGAACGGGGAGTGGTCAGCATGAAATATCTGAATTATCAGGATAGTCAGTCCGGAGATTCAGCGCTTACAACAGGGATGCAGAGGGATCGGATTGCGGTTAATGCTTTTACTGTGATGGCAACAGCTCCCATTGCCGGTAAATGGTCAATCGGAACATCGTTCATGGAGGATTCGGTTACGGGGGCATCTCCGGCCTACCACTCCTCGGGTTTTCCGGCCAATAACGCGGTATCGGGAGCATCCGGGGAGATTCGTTATGCCGGTGATCTCAATCTCACCCGGTACTTTTCACAGGGAACGCTTGGTGCTGCTCTCAGTTATTCGAAAGAGTCTGATTACATCTCCCGCAGCGCCTCTTTGCAGGGGAGCTGGTCGACAGAGGACAAAAATACAACGTTTACTCTCGGCGGAAGTTTTACCGACGACACCATAAAGCTCAATGCTCCGAATGTTGTGGCGGTGAAAAAGCAGGACCGGAATGAAGGGAAGCAGATTTTAGCGGGCCTGTTGGGCGTTACAAGAGTGTTATCGAAGCGTGATATTGTGCAGCTCAACCTTGGCTACTCAAACGGAAACGGCTATTACACCGACCCCTACAAGGATCCGGACCAGAGACCGAGGGATCGCAATAACATGACCCTTTTGACCCGGTGGAACCACCATTTCGATGGCAGCGACGGTACCATAAGGCTCTCCTGGCGTTATTACACCGACTCTTTCGGTATTCGGGCGCATACGCTTGGGGGTGAATATGTACAGCCGTTGCATCATGGCTGGACAATAACACCGTTGCTTCGACTCTATACACAGTCCGGGGCTGATTTTTATGTGGCAGCCGGCCCGGCAGAGCAGGCAAATCCATCAACAGCCACACCACCTCCTGCCGGTGCACTCTTTTATACGGAAGATCAGCGGCTTTCGGCTTTTGGCGCTGTTACGGCCGGGGTGAAGATAAGCAAGCAATTGAGCCGTGACTGGCTGGTTGATTTGAAGTTCGAAAAGTATGAACAGCGTCAACAGTGGGCTCTTTTTGGTAACGGCGATCCGGGAGTGACGGCTTTCCATGCCAGAAGTGTTCAGGCCGGAGTTTCACGGCAGTTCTGAGTAAAATGCAGCAAAGAGTATGAATTTCAGATGTACATGGCAGTTGTGAACCTGCCCTGCAGGGGCGCTTGACTCCCGGTCGTTCTACAAAAAAAGCAGTTATGAATATTTTTCGTTTTCGCTTTCAGGCAATGAAGAGCAATTGTGAAGTCGTCCTTGTTGCCGAAAGCAAGAATAAAGGACAGGCAATAGCCGCACATGCAATCGCGGAGGTTTCACGAATTGAGCGTATCTACTCCAGATACCGGCCGGAGAGCATTGTTTCGCGCATCAATGCTGCCGCCGGCAAGGATTCCGTTTCCTGTGACAGCGAGACCATAACGCTTTTGCAGTATGCGGATAAGCTCTATGAAACCAGTTCAGGGTTATTTGATATCACGTCAGGGGTTTTGCGCAAGGCCTGGAATTTCAGTGAGGCTGCACTGCCTTCGCCGGAAACACTTACATCGCTGCTTCCCCTTATCGACTGGAAGCGAGTGGAGCAGAAGGATGACCGGGTGCAACTGCCGGTTGCGGGAATGGAGCTTGATTTCGGCGGCTTCGGCAAAGAGTATGCCGCTGACAGAGCTGCGGCGGTTATTCACGGAAAAGGGGTAAGGTCCGGATACGTCAATCTTGCCGGTGATATACGGGTTATAGGTCCAAAGCCTGACGGTACGGCCTGGGTTATCGGTATTCAGGATCCGCGTCACCGCGAAAAAACGATTGCCTCTATCCCGCTTTTTTCCGGCGCACTTGCCACGAGCGGTGATTACGAGCGCTTTTTTGAAGCGGATGGAAAACGATACTGCCATATCATCCATCCCCGTACGGGATATCCGGTCACCTATTGGCGTTCGGTAACGGTTGTTGCTCCGTTAGCCATAACGGCGGGGAGTTACTCGACCATCGCAATGCTCAAGGAGGATGATGGATTGGCTTTCCTCAAGGATTCGGGAATGGACTATCTGGCAGTGGACAAGTTCGGCAGGATTTATCACAATAATTAACAGAGCAGATTTTATAATATTCACTAACGACCTTGACGCGATAACATTATGACGCATTATTATTTCAGGCGCGCGGCCGCTCTTTTTACTTTTTTTCTGGTACTCTGCGGTACTGTACGTGCTGCTTATGCGGCTGAGTTTCTTGATCCTGACCAGGCTTTCAAGCTCAGGGCCGAGCTGAGCAGCTCCAAAACGATTTTGCTGAATTGGGAGATAGCAAAAGGGTACAAGCTTTATCAGGACAAGGTGAAGGCGACGGTTGATGGAGGCGGTGCGAAGCTTCAGAATCCCGTTATGCCGAAGGCAATATTGTATACTGACCCGACAACAAACGAAAAGCTTGCTATCTATCATGACAAGCTGTCGGTTACAGCGCCTGTTGCAAAAACGGACGGCATATTTACGCTCAATGTCGAGTATCAGGGGTGCGCCGAAGACGGTCTCTGCTATCCGCCTATAACCAAAAGCTTCACAGTTGATCCTTCAAAGCCCGGAGTACTGGCTGTGGCAGGTGAACAGCCGGTTGCCGATGCCGGATCAGTTACTCCTCCTGCAGACAGTGCAGCAGCGCCATCATCAGTTGCACCGACGGAGGTAAAGCAGGCCGATAACGATCTGAATCTGGCGAAATCAACCCTTGCCGGAGGAAGTCTCTGGAAAATAGCCCTTGCATTCCTTGCGTTCGGGCTGCTGCTCTCCTTTACTCCCTGTGTACTGCCCATGATCCCCATTCTCTCGTCGATTATTGTCGGTGAGGGAGATGTTACCCGTCGTCGCAGTTTTTTAATGGCGCTTGCCTACTGTCTGGGAATGGCGCTGGTTTATACCTCTCTTGGTGTTGCCGCCGGACTTGCCGGTGAGGGACTTGCCGGGGCTTTGCAGAAGCCATGGGTACTGATGGTTTTTGCGCTTCTGCTTGTGACGCTCTCGCTCTCGATGTTTGATGTCTATCAGCTTCAGATGCCTGCTTCCATACAGAACAAGCTCAACAAAACTTCAGGAAACCTCAAGGGCGGTCGATTTGTCGGTGTGTTTTTGATGGGCTCCCTTTCGGCACTGATTGTCGGGCCGTGCGTTGCTGCGCCGCTTGCAGGAACGCTTGTCTATATCAGCCAGACGAAAGATGTTGTTATTGGCGGACTGGCTCTTTTTTCAATGGCCATGGGTATGAGTGTTCCGCTTCTGCTGGTCGGATTGTCAGCAGGCAGTCTTCTTCCCCGCGCCGGAGCATGGATGATCGGCGTGAAATATGTTTTCGGTCTTCTGCTGATTGCTGTTGCCATCTGGATGGTCTCTCCGGTGATTCCGGCTCAGGCGGTCATGATTGCATGGGGTGCGTTTACTATTCTTTGTGCGGTCTTTCTTGGAGTTTTCGATAAACATGCCGAAAAATCTACAATTGCCCAGAAGTTCGGCAAAGCCTTTGGTCTTGTACTCTTTATTATTGGCGTACTGGAGCTTGTTGGTGCGACTTCAGGCGGAACCGATGTCCTGAAACCGCTCTCAGGTTTTCACGCCTCTGCGGTTTCTGCTTCAGGTGATGAGAAGCGGGTTACTTTCACACAGATCCGCTCTGCAGCAGAGCTTGATCAGGCCCTCCAGTCGGCAAAAAAGCCGGTCATGCTCGATTTTTATGCTGACTGGTGTGTTGCCTGCAAGGAGATGGATAAGTTCACCTTTCATAACCCTGACGTCATTTCGCAGTTCAACAATATGACACTGCTTCAGGTTGATGTTACCGCCAACAGTGCTGATGACCGTGAATTGATGAAACGCTTCGGGTTGTTCGGCCCTCCCGGCATGATCTTTTTTGATGCATCAGGCAAGGAGATTCCGGACAGCAGAGTTATCGGTTTTCTTGAAGCACCTGCTTTTTCCACTCATCTCAGCAAGTTTGTGACAGGCAGCTGATCGCTTCCGGCTGAACAGATTACTGGATTCCAGCGCCAAACGGTCATGCTCCGCTCTGCTCTATCCTCTTTTCGCCCTGCTTCCGCCCCAAGACGGAAACAGGGCGAGCTGTTTTCAGTCACACAACCCATTCATCTGGCTGGTTGTTTGAACAGTTCTGCTTATCTTTTCTGGTCATGGGTCCGTTACTTCCTGCGGTGACAGGCAATCTAAATGCAGCGGCATGTCTTTTTATACGGAATTTGCACCGTTTTACCCTCAAATTTTCCCTTTCAGAGAGGAGGTTTATCGCTTCCTTCAGGAGTATGCAGGCGCAACCGGAAGCAAACTGCTTGATGCCGGTTGCGGTCCCGGTTTCTATTGCGGCAGGTTTGCTCTTGATGGTTACCATGTTGCGGGGGTTGATCTTGATGCAGGGATGATTGCTGCAGCAAAGGAGCGTTTTCCGCTTGCTGCATTCCACTGCATGGATATGACCGCCATAGAGCGCTTTCCCTCATCCTTTCAGATGATCTACTCAATCGGTAATGTGCTGGCTCATCTCTCCGGAGGGCAGCTCTCGCTTTTTTTTGCTGCTTTGTATGAGAAACTTGCGGCGGGAGGCTTCTGGGTTTTTCAGGTCGTGAACTGGGACTATTTTCTGACGTTGCAGGAGTATACCTTTCCGGTAAAAAGCATCGCAACCGGCTCGATGGAGTTTCATCGCCGATATAGCCACATCTCGCCGGAACAGGTAACTTTTGAGGTGAAGATGATCTCCGGGGGGAAAACGATTTTTCATGAAGAGTCCCCGCTCTATCCGCTTTGCGAGGAGGCCTTTTTAAGCCGGCTTACTGCAGCGGGGTTTTCGGTTGAGGGGGTGTATGGCGGTTATGATCGTCAGCCGTTTATAAAGAGCCGGAGCTCAGCTCTTGTCATGGTTTGCAGAAAGTAATGGCACACGGATGCCGGGAGGAGACTCCTCAGTTCCAGGCTTCAATGCGCACATTGGCGGTTCCATTGCCGAAAAGCCCGATCTCTCTGGCGGCGGCAGGAGAAACATCAATAATTCGCCCCTTTAAATGAGGTCCCCGGTCGTTGATGCGGACAACAACCTGTTTTCCGTTATCAAGATTGATCACCCTGACGCTGGTTCCAAAAGGAAGTGAGCGGTGAGCAGCCGTGAAGTGGTTACAGTTAAAGGATTCACCGCTTGCTGTTTTTCTTCCCTGAAACTTTCGGCTGTAGTAGG
It encodes:
- the mnmE gene encoding tRNA uridine-5-carboxymethylaminomethyl(34) synthesis GTPase MnmE, encoding MTTRSASLPEPGMPIAAVATPVGVGALAVVRISGRGVFGIAGCIFKKKQNPAFRFSEAKGYTAHFGSVHDSEGLIDEVVALVLRAPNSFTMEDMVEFTCHGGPVVVQHLLKVLLDKGCRLAEPGEFTRRAFLNGRIDLLQAEAIGEMIHARSESAFRTAVTQMQGTLSLRLEAMREQLLRSCALLELELDFSEEDVEFQSRSELQQQLGVLQEELRRLVDSYQHGRIMKEGVATVIAGRPNAGKSTLLNTLLGEERSIVSHMPGTTRDYIEECFLYNKTMFRLTDTAGLREAEEEIEHEGVKRSYRKIAEADLIVYILDLTLDDYKDEVARILEFISEYRNARMIVAANKIDLASESPERIQELREATGCAVCGISAAKGEGLDALKELMNTMVAGLDKLHEASVLVTSLRHYEALRNASDALENARMLINSNSETELIAFELRSALDYVGEITGKVINEEILNTIFDQFCIGK
- the mazG gene encoding nucleoside triphosphate pyrophosphohydrolase: MQENRPIEQLKAAITAKRERTLQEQFERVVSLVKVLRQECPWDRKQTSHSLAHLLLEESYELVHAIDEGDESELKKEIGDLFLHLCFQVELAGERGTFSFGDVFDALSHKLISRHPHVFGDVVAESEREVVKNWESLKMQEGRQSLLEGVPNTMSELLRAYRVQKKVSGVGFDWPSDDGVLDKLAEEISELKHAAGKAEQEEEFGDLLFTIVNYSRFLGANPEDALRKATNKFMARFRAVEEKVHSSERDWKEFSPEELDALWQEAKRC
- a CDS encoding DUF3570 domain-containing protein; its protein translation is MRLHAKVKSARLSSVLLGAALALPSGQMLYADAPPERGVVSMKYLNYQDSQSGDSALTTGMQRDRIAVNAFTVMATAPIAGKWSIGTSFMEDSVTGASPAYHSSGFPANNAVSGASGEIRYAGDLNLTRYFSQGTLGAALSYSKESDYISRSASLQGSWSTEDKNTTFTLGGSFTDDTIKLNAPNVVAVKKQDRNEGKQILAGLLGVTRVLSKRDIVQLNLGYSNGNGYYTDPYKDPDQRPRDRNNMTLLTRWNHHFDGSDGTIRLSWRYYTDSFGIRAHTLGGEYVQPLHHGWTITPLLRLYTQSGADFYVAAGPAEQANPSTATPPPAGALFYTEDQRLSAFGAVTAGVKISKQLSRDWLVDLKFEKYEQRQQWALFGNGDPGVTAFHARSVQAGVSRQF
- a CDS encoding FAD:protein FMN transferase; the protein is MNIFRFRFQAMKSNCEVVLVAESKNKGQAIAAHAIAEVSRIERIYSRYRPESIVSRINAAAGKDSVSCDSETITLLQYADKLYETSSGLFDITSGVLRKAWNFSEAALPSPETLTSLLPLIDWKRVEQKDDRVQLPVAGMELDFGGFGKEYAADRAAAVIHGKGVRSGYVNLAGDIRVIGPKPDGTAWVIGIQDPRHREKTIASIPLFSGALATSGDYERFFEADGKRYCHIIHPRTGYPVTYWRSVTVVAPLAITAGSYSTIAMLKEDDGLAFLKDSGMDYLAVDKFGRIYHNN
- the dsbD gene encoding protein-disulfide reductase DsbD, with the translated sequence MTHYYFRRAAALFTFFLVLCGTVRAAYAAEFLDPDQAFKLRAELSSSKTILLNWEIAKGYKLYQDKVKATVDGGGAKLQNPVMPKAILYTDPTTNEKLAIYHDKLSVTAPVAKTDGIFTLNVEYQGCAEDGLCYPPITKSFTVDPSKPGVLAVAGEQPVADAGSVTPPADSAAAPSSVAPTEVKQADNDLNLAKSTLAGGSLWKIALAFLAFGLLLSFTPCVLPMIPILSSIIVGEGDVTRRRSFLMALAYCLGMALVYTSLGVAAGLAGEGLAGALQKPWVLMVFALLLVTLSLSMFDVYQLQMPASIQNKLNKTSGNLKGGRFVGVFLMGSLSALIVGPCVAAPLAGTLVYISQTKDVVIGGLALFSMAMGMSVPLLLVGLSAGSLLPRAGAWMIGVKYVFGLLLIAVAIWMVSPVIPAQAVMIAWGAFTILCAVFLGVFDKHAEKSTIAQKFGKAFGLVLFIIGVLELVGATSGGTDVLKPLSGFHASAVSASGDEKRVTFTQIRSAAELDQALQSAKKPVMLDFYADWCVACKEMDKFTFHNPDVISQFNNMTLLQVDVTANSADDRELMKRFGLFGPPGMIFFDASGKEIPDSRVIGFLEAPAFSTHLSKFVTGS
- a CDS encoding class I SAM-dependent methyltransferase; translated protein: MSFYTEFAPFYPQIFPFREEVYRFLQEYAGATGSKLLDAGCGPGFYCGRFALDGYHVAGVDLDAGMIAAAKERFPLAAFHCMDMTAIERFPSSFQMIYSIGNVLAHLSGGQLSLFFAALYEKLAAGGFWVFQVVNWDYFLTLQEYTFPVKSIATGSMEFHRRYSHISPEQVTFEVKMISGGKTIFHEESPLYPLCEEAFLSRLTAAGFSVEGVYGGYDRQPFIKSRSSALVMVCRK
- a CDS encoding septal ring lytic transglycosylase RlpA family protein: MTKTRRSMRRLPFLLIITFICCPALNTAPLYAAEVSELPLENSSSFPQDNRGVTTLIPERALAAEGTASYYSRKFQGRKTASGESFNCNHFTAAHRSLPFGTSVRVINLDNGKQVVVRINDRGPHLKGRIIDVSPAAAREIGLFGNGTANVRIEAWN